Proteins found in one Moritella sp. Urea-trap-13 genomic segment:
- a CDS encoding aspartate-semialdehyde dehydrogenase codes for MSQLYDVAVLGATGAVGQMMLEILQEREFPIGNIYPLASSRSAGGKITFNNKQVEVLDVETFDWTQVQIGLFSAGGSVSEKWAPIAADAGVVIIDNTSQFRYDDDIPLVVPEVNPEAIAQYTNRNIIANPNCSTIQMLVALKPIHDAVGIKRINVATYQAVSGSGKTAIDELAGQTASLLNGREVETKVYPKQIAFNVIPQIDVFTDNGYTKEEMKMVWETQKIFADESVMVNPTAVRVPVFYGHSEAIHLETRTPISAEEVRSLMRHAPGVKLIENEEDYPTPVSDSAGHDEVFVGRIREDISHASGINMWVVGDNIRKGAATNSVQIAELLIKDYL; via the coding sequence ATGAGTCAACTATATGATGTTGCAGTATTAGGAGCAACAGGTGCCGTAGGGCAAATGATGTTGGAAATTTTACAGGAACGTGAATTTCCAATTGGTAATATTTATCCATTAGCAAGTAGCCGTAGTGCTGGTGGTAAAATTACCTTTAATAATAAACAAGTTGAAGTATTAGATGTTGAAACATTCGATTGGACACAAGTTCAAATAGGTTTGTTCTCAGCGGGCGGTTCGGTATCAGAAAAATGGGCTCCAATCGCCGCTGATGCTGGTGTCGTGATTATTGATAACACGTCGCAATTCCGTTATGACGATGATATCCCTCTGGTCGTGCCAGAAGTAAACCCTGAAGCAATTGCGCAATATACTAACCGTAATATTATCGCCAATCCAAATTGCTCAACAATTCAAATGCTTGTTGCGTTAAAACCGATCCATGATGCAGTTGGTATTAAACGTATCAACGTTGCCACTTACCAAGCGGTATCAGGTTCAGGTAAAACGGCAATCGATGAACTTGCTGGTCAAACTGCAAGTCTATTGAATGGACGTGAAGTTGAAACCAAAGTTTATCCGAAGCAAATCGCATTTAACGTGATCCCACAAATTGATGTGTTCACTGATAATGGCTACACCAAAGAAGAAATGAAAATGGTGTGGGAAACGCAAAAAATCTTTGCTGACGAAAGTGTGATGGTTAACCCTACCGCGGTTCGTGTACCGGTATTCTATGGTCATTCAGAAGCGATCCATTTAGAAACGCGTACACCAATCAGTGCTGAAGAAGTACGTTCATTGATGCGCCATGCACCGGGTGTTAAACTGATTGAAAACGAAGAAGACTACCCAACACCGGTGTCTGATTCAGCGGGTCATGATGAAGTATTCGTTGGTCGTATTCGCGAAGATATCTCACATGCTAGTGGTATTAACATGTGGGTTGTCGGCGATAATATCCGTAAGGGTGCAGCAACAAACAGTGTGCAAATTGCAGAGCTATTGATTAAAGATTACCTGTAA
- the fabB gene encoding beta-ketoacyl-ACP synthase I, protein MKRAVITGIGIVSSIGNNKAEVCESLKAGTSGIEFAPQFAEQNLRSHVCGTVNLDPKEIIDRKAMRFMGDAAAFSYIAMQEAIDDSGLTEDQVSNVRTGLIAGSGGASSKNVVDSVDIARNKSVKRVGPYMVTRTMSSTISACLATPFKIKGPSYSITSACATSAHCIGHAVEQIQLGKQDVVFAGGGEEIDWTLALEFDAMGALSTKYNDTPQQASRTYDANRDGFVISGGGGMVVVEELEHALARGATIYAEITGYGATSDGYDMVAPSGEGAVRCMKQALETVDGEIDYLNTHGTSTPVGDTKELEAIQVVFGHKSPKISATKALTGHALGAAGVHEAIYSLIMMENNFIAASANIQDLDEKAAGLDIVSGQAIDAELTNVMSNSFGFGGTNATLVFSKFTK, encoded by the coding sequence ATGAAAAGAGCGGTTATAACAGGTATCGGTATTGTATCAAGTATCGGTAACAATAAAGCAGAAGTATGTGAGTCACTAAAAGCAGGCACTAGTGGTATCGAGTTTGCACCACAATTCGCTGAACAGAACTTACGTAGCCACGTCTGCGGTACTGTTAATCTTGATCCTAAAGAAATCATTGATCGTAAAGCAATGCGTTTCATGGGTGATGCAGCCGCTTTTAGTTATATTGCTATGCAAGAAGCGATTGATGATTCAGGTTTAACAGAAGATCAAGTATCTAACGTACGTACTGGCCTTATCGCAGGTTCAGGTGGTGCATCATCAAAGAACGTTGTTGATTCTGTTGATATCGCTCGTAATAAAAGCGTGAAGCGTGTGGGTCCTTATATGGTGACTCGTACTATGTCGAGCACCATTTCTGCTTGTCTTGCTACACCGTTTAAAATTAAAGGCCCAAGCTATTCAATTACCTCTGCATGCGCAACAAGCGCACATTGTATTGGTCATGCTGTAGAACAAATCCAACTTGGCAAGCAAGATGTAGTATTTGCTGGTGGCGGTGAAGAAATCGATTGGACTTTAGCATTGGAATTCGATGCTATGGGCGCTCTATCTACTAAATATAATGATACGCCACAACAAGCATCACGTACATATGATGCTAACCGTGATGGGTTCGTTATCTCTGGTGGTGGCGGTATGGTTGTGGTTGAAGAACTTGAGCATGCACTTGCTCGTGGCGCAACTATCTATGCTGAAATCACTGGTTACGGTGCAACATCAGATGGCTACGACATGGTAGCACCATCAGGTGAAGGCGCTGTACGTTGTATGAAACAAGCGCTAGAAACGGTTGACGGTGAGATTGATTACCTGAATACCCATGGCACATCGACGCCTGTAGGTGACACCAAAGAACTTGAAGCGATTCAAGTGGTATTTGGTCACAAATCGCCAAAAATCAGTGCGACTAAAGCATTGACTGGTCATGCGCTAGGCGCGGCTGGTGTACATGAAGCTATCTACTCATTAATTATGATGGAAAATAACTTCATTGCAGCAAGTGCAAACATTCAAGACCTTGACGAAAAAGCGGCAGGTCTAGACATTGTTTCTGGTCAAGCGATTGATGCTGAACTAACAAACGTAATGTCGAACAGCTTTGGTTTCGGCGGTACGAATGCAACGCTAGTATTTAGTAAATTCACTAAATAA
- a CDS encoding 4-phosphoerythronate dehydrogenase encodes MKIVVDENMPYAIELFSQFGEVVPLSGRTICAEDLQDVDALMVRSVTQVNAALLSQANKLAFVGTATIGIDHLDQALLQQRNITYTNAPGCNAVSVGDYVCSALLVLAEQQSFTLADKSIAVIGVGNTGAQTVSRLTALGAEVMLCDPPRVEKEDLTGFVSLEQALQADIICLHVPLVKTGSHQTKHLLTAELLAGIAQDAILVNSGRGDVIDNQALLELKQAGHGMTLVLDVWENEPTPLLDLILYAAIATPHIAGYSLEGKARGTEMIYQAYAQLLGQQADRSISDILPVPAVSRIDVNQNADQTFAKSLVHLVYDVRRDDAIFRKSIMKAGSFDEMRKNYLERREFSSLRLVNESHYAVESLYQLGFAK; translated from the coding sequence ATGAAGATCGTAGTTGATGAAAATATGCCTTATGCCATTGAATTGTTTTCTCAGTTTGGTGAAGTCGTGCCTTTATCTGGCCGTACGATCTGCGCTGAAGATCTACAAGATGTAGATGCGTTGATGGTGCGCTCTGTGACTCAAGTTAATGCCGCTTTACTTAGCCAAGCGAACAAACTTGCCTTTGTTGGTACTGCAACGATTGGTATCGATCATTTAGACCAAGCTCTCTTGCAACAACGTAATATTACCTACACCAATGCGCCAGGTTGTAATGCTGTCTCTGTAGGTGATTACGTGTGTAGCGCGTTACTCGTGTTAGCTGAGCAACAAAGCTTCACACTGGCTGATAAATCGATTGCAGTCATTGGCGTGGGCAATACGGGTGCGCAGACTGTCAGTCGACTTACGGCTTTAGGCGCAGAGGTGATGTTATGCGATCCTCCGCGGGTTGAAAAAGAAGACTTAACTGGTTTTGTCAGTTTAGAGCAAGCCTTGCAAGCCGATATCATCTGTTTACATGTGCCATTAGTCAAAACCGGTAGTCATCAAACCAAGCATTTATTAACGGCAGAATTACTGGCTGGTATTGCGCAAGATGCCATTCTTGTCAACAGTGGCCGTGGTGATGTGATTGATAATCAAGCTTTATTAGAATTGAAGCAAGCAGGGCATGGCATGACGCTGGTATTGGATGTCTGGGAAAATGAACCAACGCCATTGCTGGATCTTATCCTTTACGCGGCAATCGCGACACCACATATTGCTGGTTATAGCTTAGAAGGTAAAGCCCGCGGCACGGAAATGATCTATCAGGCCTATGCCCAATTATTAGGCCAGCAAGCGGACCGCAGTATTAGTGATATCTTGCCTGTTCCTGCTGTGAGTCGCATTGACGTTAACCAAAATGCAGATCAAACATTCGCTAAAAGTTTGGTCCATTTGGTATACGATGTTCGCCGAGATGATGCTATTTTTAGAAAAAGCATAATGAAAGCGGGTAGTTTTGATGAAATGCGTAAAAATTACTTAGAAAGAAGAGAATTTTCTTCTTTGAGGCTAGTAAATGAGTCACATTATGCGGTAGAGTCGTTGTATCAACTTGGGTTTGCCAAATAA
- a CDS encoding FimV/HubP family polar landmark protein, whose amino-acid sequence MISGLSKLKWVVLFLLLPMAGVAANSNGFVLQLKGPEVHTPSSPSRYGPVVKADTLWSVATATRPNNSLSLYKTMAAILALNPHAFLDGDINKMIDGSLLKIPSAAEIQATDGSRLKSLLTNKSNSTAKPTSANKPVTSKSKAIAKNRPELDKFALLQGELTESNEHLLLSSETNRRLKLQLESIRMELAELKEQMAIDNQLKADLKTLIEQQNTKISEQQATIEEAKEQALLEAESHSNWWLIGGVSGLFSLLSIVWFGLWLKNRNDHKNNLEDSVMFETDSSVDELSDYLSTESFAGVTASHGAAPEDAQSPMAQPNEINAFAAPNLDEPNFNLQMEAELADVVSHAPTAVVSQSAAPIMPEVIEQAPVMPDLNLDDNDFSDIDLTLDDESTSFENDSIAPDLSWREELDEPNLIPEQPAHNGNTLDEDLAEVDSLLEKFKLGNSQTPDSNALDDTDVPETAPESLAVVDDEFVNMDDIDSILAEADAAENNQSQQPAQDEFVNMDDIDSILAEAELEAIAQADDVLDNQPQVPASNEAVDMDDIDNLLAEAGLDAIAQSEADNTAPNIGNQQTVDMDDIDSLLAEAGVDSNTNNLDVDVDDIDSILASAGFNEPEAAVTADSDELPQAHGQTVDEMLAELDGTANASPDATKQSGNDDAPLDDIEAMLAEYSPNAFSEAPSQQAPIDVEAAKAEEFIDIDKLLNDASQQPASIEDEPYDQVKLDVGLDEYSNSLFDSDTAAIDDDSNRLSAQLDLARAYLEIEDTDGAKSILEPLAGVGDAATQAEVSKLLSRL is encoded by the coding sequence ATGATATCGGGTTTATCTAAGTTAAAATGGGTTGTTTTATTTCTACTACTGCCTATGGCTGGTGTTGCAGCTAATTCAAATGGATTTGTGCTTCAGTTAAAAGGTCCCGAAGTTCATACCCCTTCATCTCCTAGTCGCTATGGCCCTGTTGTCAAAGCCGATACATTGTGGTCTGTTGCAACCGCAACAAGACCGAATAACAGCTTAAGTTTATATAAAACGATGGCGGCAATTTTAGCCCTTAATCCACACGCATTTTTAGACGGCGACATCAATAAGATGATTGATGGTAGCTTACTTAAAATCCCCAGTGCAGCTGAAATACAAGCCACAGACGGTTCAAGGCTAAAGAGTTTACTCACTAATAAATCAAACTCGACCGCTAAACCGACTTCCGCAAATAAGCCTGTAACCTCAAAATCGAAAGCTATTGCTAAAAATAGACCTGAGCTGGATAAGTTTGCGTTATTGCAAGGAGAGTTAACAGAAAGCAATGAACACCTTCTATTATCAAGTGAAACTAATCGCCGCCTAAAATTACAGCTAGAAAGTATCCGCATGGAACTGGCTGAGCTTAAAGAACAAATGGCGATTGATAATCAGTTAAAAGCAGATTTAAAAACCTTAATTGAACAACAAAATACTAAAATCAGCGAACAGCAAGCAACGATTGAAGAGGCGAAAGAACAAGCGCTTTTAGAAGCTGAATCCCATAGTAATTGGTGGTTAATCGGTGGTGTATCGGGACTATTTTCACTGTTATCTATTGTTTGGTTCGGTTTATGGTTAAAAAATAGAAATGATCATAAAAATAACCTTGAAGATAGCGTGATGTTTGAGACTGATAGTAGTGTCGATGAACTTAGCGATTACCTTAGTACAGAAAGTTTTGCAGGAGTAACTGCTAGCCATGGCGCAGCACCTGAAGATGCTCAATCTCCGATGGCACAGCCTAATGAGATCAACGCGTTTGCAGCACCTAATTTAGACGAACCAAATTTCAACTTACAAATGGAAGCGGAACTCGCTGATGTTGTAAGTCATGCTCCAACAGCTGTTGTCAGCCAATCTGCGGCACCGATTATGCCTGAAGTGATTGAACAAGCACCTGTTATGCCAGATTTAAATTTGGATGATAATGACTTCAGTGATATTGATCTAACGCTTGATGATGAAAGTACCAGCTTTGAAAATGATAGCATAGCGCCTGATTTAAGTTGGCGTGAAGAGCTTGATGAACCAAACTTGATACCTGAACAACCAGCGCACAATGGCAATACATTGGATGAAGACTTAGCTGAAGTTGACTCGCTGTTAGAAAAATTTAAATTAGGTAATTCGCAAACGCCTGATTCTAACGCCTTGGATGATACTGACGTACCTGAGACGGCACCTGAATCACTGGCAGTGGTTGATGATGAATTTGTCAATATGGATGATATTGATAGTATTCTCGCTGAAGCTGATGCTGCGGAAAATAATCAATCTCAGCAGCCTGCGCAGGATGAATTTGTCAATATGGATGATATTGACAGTATTCTTGCTGAAGCTGAATTAGAAGCAATCGCTCAAGCTGATGACGTGCTAGATAACCAGCCTCAGGTTCCAGCGTCGAATGAAGCTGTTGATATGGACGATATAGACAACCTTTTAGCTGAAGCTGGGTTGGATGCTATTGCGCAATCTGAAGCTGACAATACAGCGCCTAATATAGGTAATCAACAAACAGTCGATATGGATGATATCGATAGTCTGTTGGCTGAAGCGGGTGTCGATAGCAATACGAATAATCTTGATGTCGATGTCGACGATATTGACAGTATTTTAGCCAGTGCAGGCTTTAATGAGCCCGAGGCGGCTGTAACAGCTGATAGCGATGAACTGCCGCAAGCGCATGGGCAAACTGTCGATGAAATGTTGGCTGAGCTTGATGGAACTGCTAATGCTAGTCCTGATGCCACAAAGCAATCAGGAAATGATGATGCACCATTAGATGATATTGAAGCGATGCTAGCAGAATATAGCCCTAATGCATTTAGCGAAGCACCAAGCCAGCAAGCTCCCATTGATGTTGAAGCGGCAAAAGCGGAAGAGTTTATTGATATCGACAAATTGTTGAATGACGCCTCTCAGCAGCCAGCATCGATTGAAGATGAACCTTATGATCAAGTGAAACTAGATGTCGGCCTTGATGAGTACAGTAATTCACTGTTTGATAGCGATACAGCGGCTATTGATGACGATAGTAACCGCCTAAGTGCACAATTAGACCTAGCGCGCGCTTACCTTGAAATTGAAGATACAGATGGTGCTAAATCTATCTTAGAGCCATTAGCAGGTGTCGGTGACGCTGCTACGCAAGCTGAAGTGAGCAAGCTTTTGAGTAGATTGTAA